A stretch of the Teredinibacter haidensis genome encodes the following:
- the ftsW gene encoding putative lipid II flippase FtsW, with amino-acid sequence MKGKQLVLNDYLPPLAMDKGLVFAVASLVSIGLVMVASSSLDYAAANYGDAWYFVKKQAIYLCMGVAGGLVVASIPTDIWQKYSGLLLVLAIVFLVIVLLPGVGKTVNGSRRWLRLGPLTMQASELAKFCLVVYFASYLARKNHEVRFQWGGFFKMIAIIGLVVFLLLLEPDFGSSVVICLTLGAMMFVAGVPLLRFLLLALIGIGMLAFMAVMSPYRWNRLVAFMDPWEHQFNSGYQLVQSLIAFGRGEWFGLGLGNSLQKLFFLPEAHTDFVFAIYAEEFGLIGALLLIGLFAFFVWKMAVLSRITFFRKKLFGCYLVFGIAVMVAVQAFINMGVASGFLPTKGLTLPFISYGGSSLLVNCALVALVFRVAWEERYGCN; translated from the coding sequence ATGAAGGGTAAGCAGCTGGTGCTAAATGATTATTTGCCTCCACTCGCGATGGATAAAGGCCTGGTGTTCGCCGTTGCTAGTTTAGTCAGTATTGGTTTGGTTATGGTCGCTTCCAGCTCGCTAGATTATGCGGCAGCAAATTATGGTGATGCGTGGTATTTCGTAAAAAAGCAGGCGATCTACTTGTGCATGGGCGTCGCAGGAGGACTAGTGGTTGCATCGATACCGACGGATATTTGGCAGAAATACTCTGGTCTGCTGCTAGTATTGGCCATCGTTTTTCTTGTGATAGTCCTACTGCCCGGGGTCGGTAAAACTGTAAATGGGAGTCGTCGCTGGTTACGGCTTGGTCCGCTGACGATGCAGGCCTCTGAGTTGGCCAAGTTTTGTCTGGTTGTCTATTTTGCGAGCTATCTCGCGAGAAAAAACCATGAAGTGCGTTTCCAGTGGGGCGGCTTTTTCAAAATGATCGCGATTATTGGCCTAGTCGTTTTTTTATTGCTGTTGGAGCCGGATTTCGGTAGCTCAGTTGTTATTTGTTTAACTCTGGGGGCAATGATGTTTGTCGCGGGTGTTCCGCTATTGCGTTTTTTGTTACTGGCGCTCATCGGTATTGGCATGTTGGCTTTTATGGCCGTTATGTCTCCTTACCGTTGGAACCGATTAGTCGCCTTTATGGATCCCTGGGAGCATCAGTTCAACAGTGGTTACCAATTAGTTCAATCGCTGATTGCTTTTGGTCGAGGTGAATGGTTTGGGTTGGGGTTGGGGAATAGCTTGCAAAAATTATTTTTTTTGCCAGAAGCCCACACGGATTTTGTTTTCGCTATCTACGCCGAAGAGTTCGGCTTGATAGGTGCTTTGTTGTTGATTGGTTTGTTTGCGTTTTTTGTTTGGAAAATGGCAGTACTGTCACGAATCACTTTTTTTAGGAAAAAACTCTTTGGCTGCTATCTGGTTTTTGGTATAGCAGTAATGGTGGCGGTACAGGCATTTATCAATATGGGCGTTGCGTCAGGTTTTCTACCGACAAAAGGTTTAACTCTCCCGTTTATTAGCTATGGTGGCAGTAGTTTGTTGGTCAATTGTGCTTTGGTAGCTTTGGTTTTTCGAGTGGCTTGGGAAGAGCGTTATGGCTGCAACTAA
- the murG gene encoding undecaprenyldiphospho-muramoylpentapeptide beta-N-acetylglucosaminyltransferase, giving the protein MAATKRVLVTAGGTGGHVFPGLALANELQSRGYEIHWLGTNAGIESRLVSEAKIPLHMIDVKGLRGKGVLLIFAAPFNIVRAVWQAVNIVKKVSPDLIVGLGGFVAGPGGIAAKLTGRPLLIHEQNAVAGTTNKILALMANRVLTAFPNVLSKGVCIGNPVRDEFYSCKMHKAENNGRINLLVVGGSRGARALNQLLPDVIAQMGEKAGSLAVLHQTGGKLLVETKEEYQQKGITYSNGLEMPEAGEVAVVDFIDDMASCYQWADIVLCRSGALTVSELAASGVASILVPFPFAIDDHQTENAKYLVDAGAAILWPQSAIDSKKIAQKLQEFIDGPSQLVDMGLKAEERAKPLATKQFADVCEQLINVMAGTS; this is encoded by the coding sequence ATGGCTGCAACTAAGCGTGTATTGGTGACTGCTGGTGGTACGGGTGGCCATGTTTTTCCTGGGTTAGCTCTTGCCAATGAATTGCAGTCCCGGGGTTACGAAATTCACTGGCTGGGAACAAACGCGGGAATTGAATCTCGTTTGGTATCAGAAGCGAAAATACCACTGCATATGATTGATGTTAAGGGCCTGCGTGGAAAGGGTGTTCTGTTAATATTTGCAGCCCCATTCAATATTGTAAGGGCGGTTTGGCAGGCTGTGAATATCGTGAAAAAAGTGTCTCCGGATTTGATTGTTGGCCTCGGTGGTTTCGTGGCTGGGCCAGGAGGCATTGCTGCTAAATTAACGGGTAGGCCGTTATTGATCCACGAGCAGAACGCCGTAGCGGGAACGACGAATAAAATATTGGCGCTAATGGCTAACCGTGTTTTGACCGCGTTTCCCAACGTTTTGAGTAAAGGTGTTTGTATAGGTAACCCTGTAAGAGATGAGTTTTACTCTTGCAAAATGCATAAAGCAGAAAACAACGGGCGAATAAATTTATTGGTCGTTGGTGGTAGCCGAGGTGCTCGGGCGCTAAATCAACTACTGCCTGACGTTATTGCGCAAATGGGCGAAAAGGCTGGAAGTCTTGCTGTTCTTCATCAAACGGGTGGAAAACTGCTTGTTGAAACAAAAGAGGAGTATCAGCAGAAAGGAATTACTTATTCAAACGGATTAGAAATGCCGGAGGCCGGTGAAGTCGCGGTAGTTGATTTTATTGACGATATGGCGTCCTGTTATCAGTGGGCAGATATCGTGCTATGCCGTTCAGGCGCACTTACGGTTTCTGAGTTGGCTGCGAGTGGCGTTGCGTCCATATTGGTACCTTTTCCGTTTGCCATTGATGACCACCAAACGGAAAATGCTAAATACCTAGTGGATGCAGGAGCAGCAATACTTTGGCCACAAAGCGCTATTGACAGCAAAAAAATCGCACAAAAGTTGCAAGAATTTATTGATGGTCCCAGTCAGCTTGTCGATATGGGATTGAAGGCAGAAGAAAGAGCGAAGCCACTGGCAACTAAACAGTTTGCCGACGTGTGTGAGCAGCTAATAAACGTTATGGCAGGCACGAGTTAA
- the murC gene encoding UDP-N-acetylmuramate--L-alanine ligase: MKSNNLHQIPEMRRIRRIHFVGIGGAGMSGIAEVLLNQGYEISGSDLKESDVTRRLATKGIEIFIGHHAQNVEGASVVVNSSAVTDGNPELAEAKEKRIPVVRRAEMLGELMRYRHGIAVAGTHGKTTTTSLIASIFAEGDRDPTFVIGGLLNSAGCNASLGGSRYLVAEADESDASFLHLQPMVAVVTNIDADHMDTYDGDFSKLKKTFIEFLHNLPFYGVAVMCGDDPVVKEVIPSVSRSVVTYGFSEDCDYRIEDLQQYGDKQSFKVIRPGDKSMLKLKLNMPGSHNVLNATAAVAVATDEGINDEAICNGLDKFLGVGRRFQVYGEFNVGEGDTAMLVDDYGHHPREVAATIKAVRDGWPARRLLMIYQPHRYTRTRDLYEDFVDVLSSVDQLILLEVYSAGEEPIQGADGRHLSRSIRNRGVIDPIFVEGVEGVPAVVKDIVKPGDVVITQGAGNVGALATELAKRKFC, translated from the coding sequence ATGAAATCAAATAACCTTCATCAAATACCCGAAATGCGCCGAATCCGACGAATACACTTTGTCGGTATCGGCGGAGCAGGAATGAGCGGGATAGCTGAAGTCCTGTTGAATCAGGGTTATGAAATTTCGGGTTCGGATTTAAAGGAGTCTGATGTTACCCGTCGTCTTGCGACAAAAGGAATCGAAATATTTATCGGGCATCATGCGCAGAATGTTGAAGGTGCTAGTGTTGTTGTCAATTCCAGTGCAGTTACCGATGGTAATCCTGAGCTGGCGGAAGCGAAAGAAAAGCGAATCCCGGTTGTACGAAGAGCAGAAATGCTCGGTGAATTAATGCGCTATCGCCATGGGATAGCTGTCGCCGGTACACATGGTAAAACAACAACAACAAGCCTGATAGCCAGTATTTTTGCCGAGGGAGATCGCGATCCTACCTTTGTTATTGGCGGCTTGTTAAATAGTGCTGGCTGCAATGCCAGTTTAGGGGGAAGCCGTTACTTGGTTGCTGAAGCCGATGAAAGTGATGCTTCTTTTTTGCATTTACAGCCCATGGTTGCCGTCGTTACCAATATCGATGCTGATCATATGGATACTTACGATGGCGATTTTTCAAAGTTAAAGAAAACATTTATTGAATTTTTGCACAACCTGCCATTTTACGGTGTAGCGGTTATGTGCGGCGACGATCCTGTTGTGAAAGAAGTGATACCTAGTGTCTCACGCTCGGTGGTGACATACGGTTTTTCTGAAGACTGTGACTATCGTATCGAGGATTTGCAACAGTATGGAGATAAACAGAGCTTCAAAGTTATTCGTCCCGGCGACAAATCGATGCTGAAACTGAAGCTGAATATGCCGGGTAGTCATAATGTATTAAATGCTACTGCGGCTGTGGCGGTTGCGACCGATGAAGGGATTAATGATGAGGCTATTTGCAATGGTCTAGATAAATTCCTTGGTGTCGGTCGTCGTTTTCAGGTGTATGGTGAATTTAACGTGGGTGAAGGTGACACCGCGATGCTGGTGGACGACTATGGTCATCATCCTCGAGAAGTGGCCGCGACTATTAAAGCCGTTCGTGACGGTTGGCCAGCTCGACGTTTGCTTATGATTTATCAGCCACACCGTTATACTCGTACGCGGGATCTCTACGAGGATTTTGTCGATGTGCTTTCGAGCGTTGATCAACTTATTTTACTAGAAGTCTATTCGGCTGGTGAAGAACCGATACAAGGTGCCGACGGTCGTCACCTTAGTCGAAGTATTCGCAATCGAGGCGTAATTGATCCCATTTTTGTGGAGGGTGTGGAAGGTGTGCCAGCTGTTGTAAAGGATATTGTAAAACCTGGTGATGTGGTAATAACTCAGGGGGCGGGCAATGTAGGTGCATTGGCTACGGAACTGGCGAAGAGAAAATTTTGTTAA
- a CDS encoding D-alanine--D-alanine ligase, with protein sequence MSDKVVTRFQHLLNAEEGFGKVAVLYGGTSAEREVSLKSGLAVEKGLQELGIDAKGYDIGGNAVEQLLAIDFDRAFIALHGEGGEDGKIQAVLDLMGKPYTGSRHTASAIAMDKLKTKQIWLSEGLPTPSYRVIDACADMAEVLQSLGGEAFVKPVHEGSSIGMRCVSSPQALAEACVLANQFDSLVMAEQKISGAEFTVAVLNGRALPPVELQTDNTFYDYEAKYESSTTRYNCPCNLSVEKIQELENLAVNAFGAVGCRGWGRVDVMQNQHGDFFLLEVNTVPGMTDHSLVPMAARAAGLSFNELVCEILATTMQD encoded by the coding sequence ATGAGCGATAAAGTGGTAACTCGTTTTCAACACTTATTAAATGCTGAAGAAGGTTTTGGCAAAGTGGCGGTTTTGTATGGCGGAACGTCTGCAGAGCGCGAGGTTTCGTTAAAAAGTGGGCTCGCCGTCGAAAAAGGTTTGCAGGAACTGGGGATTGACGCCAAGGGATACGATATTGGGGGAAATGCTGTTGAGCAATTGTTGGCAATCGATTTTGATCGCGCTTTTATTGCTCTGCATGGGGAAGGTGGTGAGGACGGTAAAATTCAGGCTGTGCTGGATTTAATGGGTAAGCCCTACACTGGTAGCCGGCATACGGCTTCAGCGATTGCAATGGACAAACTGAAAACCAAACAGATCTGGTTGAGTGAAGGTTTACCGACTCCATCATATCGAGTTATTGATGCCTGTGCAGATATGGCCGAAGTGCTACAAAGCTTAGGTGGCGAGGCTTTTGTGAAGCCTGTACACGAAGGTTCCAGTATCGGTATGCGTTGTGTCTCGTCACCGCAAGCTTTGGCTGAAGCATGTGTTTTGGCGAATCAATTCGATAGTCTTGTTATGGCTGAGCAGAAAATTTCTGGAGCGGAATTTACGGTAGCTGTTCTAAATGGCAGAGCGCTGCCACCGGTAGAGCTGCAAACCGATAATACGTTTTATGACTACGAAGCGAAATATGAATCCAGTACTACTCGGTACAACTGCCCGTGCAATTTAAGTGTGGAAAAAATACAGGAGTTGGAGAACTTGGCGGTTAATGCCTTTGGTGCTGTCGGTTGTAGAGGTTGGGGGCGAGTCGATGTTATGCAGAATCAACATGGCGATTTTTTTCTGTTAGAAGTTAATACTGTACCGGGTATGACAGATCACAGCCTGGTACCGATGGCCGCACGAGCTGCAGGCTTAAGTTTCAACGAACTGGTGTGCGAAATTCTAGCCACTACCATGCAGGATTGA
- a CDS encoding cell division protein FtsQ/DivIB, producing MAPVKKHNSKGERVYGSKRKRSDGRVKSKGAVKKRKNMSVFFSAVRWGLWLKGMAVCGAFYLLAVYVDWWSLSNKAQALVNKPIANVVVKGEFTCLEKGTVQRMVVDHINGNFVGINLAELRSSLEKNAWVQSASVQRLWPDGLQIDVREQRPIARWGNSSFINHEGAVIGIGRNDQLVHLPQLSGPMEQSRQITRTYLDMTEMLSSHGMALVGIHVDPTLSWEVKLTSGVEIVFGQYEVLTKMRNFLLVYDTKLKADIQEVSRVDMRYESGMAVAWRDQVLASVKADH from the coding sequence ATGGCTCCAGTAAAGAAGCATAATTCCAAAGGAGAGCGGGTCTACGGATCAAAACGTAAAAGATCCGATGGGCGAGTAAAGTCTAAGGGCGCAGTAAAAAAACGAAAGAATATGTCAGTGTTTTTTTCTGCGGTTCGCTGGGGGCTTTGGTTGAAAGGTATGGCTGTATGTGGCGCTTTTTATCTGCTGGCGGTATATGTAGATTGGTGGAGTTTAAGTAATAAAGCGCAGGCATTGGTGAATAAACCCATCGCTAATGTTGTGGTTAAGGGCGAGTTTACTTGTTTGGAAAAAGGCACTGTTCAACGTATGGTTGTTGATCATATAAACGGCAACTTTGTGGGTATTAATTTGGCGGAGCTGCGTTCGAGTTTGGAAAAAAATGCTTGGGTGCAATCGGCAAGTGTACAGCGGTTATGGCCTGACGGGTTGCAGATCGACGTGCGTGAACAAAGGCCAATTGCACGTTGGGGAAATAGTAGTTTTATTAATCATGAAGGTGCCGTCATTGGAATAGGCCGCAACGACCAGCTTGTGCATTTACCGCAATTGTCGGGGCCAATGGAGCAGAGTCGACAGATAACACGCACTTATCTAGATATGACAGAAATGCTATCTAGTCACGGAATGGCGTTAGTTGGGATACATGTAGACCCAACGCTTTCGTGGGAAGTGAAGCTGACAAGTGGTGTTGAAATCGTATTTGGCCAATACGAAGTGCTAACGAAAATGCGCAATTTTTTATTGGTATACGACACAAAGTTAAAAGCCGATATTCAGGAGGTTAGCCGCGTGGATATGCGTTACGAAAGTGGAATGGCTGTGGCCTGGAGAGATCAGGTATTGGCGAGTGTAAAGGCAGACCATTAA
- the ftsA gene encoding cell division protein FtsA codes for MAYSSGGRMIVGLDIGTSKVVAIVGEVSTEGDLSVVGIGSHKSVGMKKGVVVNIESTVQSIQRAVEEAELMAGCEIHSVYVGIAGSHIRSLNSHGIVAIKDREVFSQDLDRVIDAAQAVAIPADQKILHILPQEYLIDDQEGVKEPLGMSGVRLEAKVHLVTCAVNAAQNIEKCIRRCGLEVEDVILEQLASSYSVLTEDEKELGVCLVDIGGGTTDIAIFTEGAIRHTGVIPIAGDQVTNDIAMALRTPTQYAEEIKIKYACALAKLTGAEETIKVPSVGDRPARDLSRQALAEVVEPRYDELFTLVQAELRRSGFEDLVAAGIVLTGGTSKMEGVIELAEEIFHMPVRLGAPNNISGLKDIVDNPIYSTGVGLLIYGMGQSADSGYGSEPGLSFIERLKSWFQRNL; via the coding sequence ATGGCATATTCAAGCGGGGGGCGCATGATTGTCGGCCTGGATATAGGAACATCCAAGGTTGTTGCGATTGTTGGTGAGGTCTCTACTGAGGGTGATTTGTCGGTTGTCGGTATCGGATCGCATAAATCCGTCGGTATGAAAAAAGGCGTAGTGGTCAATATTGAATCCACGGTGCAATCCATTCAGCGTGCGGTGGAAGAGGCCGAGTTGATGGCTGGTTGTGAAATTCATTCGGTTTATGTAGGTATTGCAGGTAGTCATATTAGAAGTTTGAATTCTCACGGTATTGTCGCCATTAAGGACCGCGAAGTTTTTTCTCAGGATTTGGATCGCGTAATTGACGCCGCTCAAGCTGTCGCTATTCCCGCAGATCAAAAAATTCTGCATATCTTGCCGCAAGAATATTTAATTGACGATCAGGAAGGTGTGAAGGAGCCGCTGGGAATGTCCGGGGTTCGCCTGGAAGCGAAGGTTCATTTGGTCACGTGTGCGGTCAATGCAGCGCAAAATATTGAAAAATGTATTCGTCGGTGTGGCTTGGAGGTGGAAGACGTTATTTTGGAGCAGCTGGCCTCCAGCTATTCGGTTCTAACGGAAGACGAAAAGGAATTGGGCGTTTGTCTAGTAGATATTGGTGGTGGCACCACGGATATTGCTATTTTTACCGAAGGCGCCATTCGCCATACGGGAGTTATCCCCATAGCGGGCGATCAGGTTACGAACGATATCGCGATGGCCTTGCGTACGCCTACACAGTATGCAGAGGAAATAAAAATCAAGTACGCCTGCGCACTGGCAAAATTAACCGGTGCAGAGGAAACCATAAAGGTGCCGAGTGTTGGTGATCGACCGGCACGCGATTTATCTCGGCAGGCGCTTGCTGAGGTGGTTGAACCAAGGTACGACGAGTTGTTTACACTGGTTCAGGCAGAGTTGCGAAGAAGCGGTTTTGAAGATTTGGTCGCGGCAGGAATCGTTTTAACCGGCGGCACATCGAAAATGGAAGGCGTTATCGAGTTGGCGGAAGAGATTTTTCATATGCCGGTTCGTTTGGGGGCGCCGAATAATATTAGCGGTCTGAAAGATATTGTTGATAACCCGATATATTCCACCGGCGTCGGTTTATTGATTTACGGTATGGGGCAGAGTGCTGATAGCGGCTACGGCTCTGAACCGGGGCTAAGTTTTATTGAGCGTTTGAAATCTTGGTTTCAGCGTAATTTGTAA
- the ftsZ gene encoding cell division protein FtsZ → MFELVDSIPQNAVIKVVGVGGGGGNAVKHMITNAVDGVEFICANTDAQALKDVDARTVLQLGNGITKGLGAGANPEIGRQAAMEDRERILEVLEGADMVFITAGMGGGTGTGGAPVVAEIAKELGILTVAIVTKPFPFEGRKRMTIADEGIKQLQDRVDSLITIPNEKLLAVLGKATTLLDAFKAANDVLLGAVQGIADLIIRPGMINVDFADVRTVMSEMGMAMMGSGSATGENRAREAAEAAIRSPLLEDINLQGARGILVNITAGMDLSLGEFSEVGDTIEEFASNDATVVVGTVIDPDMSNELRVTVVATGLGAAMSVERPVPTKVVVDNTRKADGRPNYAELDRPTVIRNTQSAAKAIAPEAVAQEKDMEYLDIPAFLRRQAD, encoded by the coding sequence ATGTTTGAATTAGTTGATAGTATTCCGCAAAATGCGGTAATTAAAGTTGTTGGTGTTGGTGGTGGCGGTGGTAATGCAGTTAAGCACATGATCACCAATGCGGTTGATGGCGTCGAGTTTATTTGTGCGAATACAGATGCTCAGGCATTAAAAGATGTTGATGCTCGCACGGTATTGCAGCTTGGCAACGGTATTACTAAGGGCTTGGGCGCAGGAGCAAACCCTGAAATTGGTCGTCAGGCAGCAATGGAAGATCGCGAACGCATTCTCGAAGTATTGGAAGGTGCTGACATGGTGTTTATTACTGCCGGGATGGGCGGTGGAACCGGTACTGGAGGCGCGCCAGTTGTAGCGGAGATTGCCAAAGAACTGGGCATTTTAACGGTTGCAATTGTTACTAAACCTTTCCCGTTTGAGGGGCGTAAACGCATGACGATAGCTGATGAAGGTATTAAGCAGCTTCAGGATCGTGTGGATTCTCTTATCACCATACCCAATGAAAAGTTGCTGGCTGTGTTGGGCAAAGCAACTACTTTACTGGATGCGTTCAAAGCCGCCAACGATGTATTGCTAGGTGCCGTTCAAGGTATTGCCGATCTGATTATTCGCCCGGGTATGATCAACGTGGATTTCGCCGATGTACGTACGGTCATGTCTGAAATGGGTATGGCAATGATGGGTAGTGGTAGCGCTACCGGTGAAAACCGAGCTCGCGAAGCGGCAGAAGCCGCCATTCGCAGTCCGCTGCTTGAAGATATTAATTTGCAAGGCGCTCGTGGTATTTTGGTCAATATTACGGCTGGAATGGACTTGTCTCTAGGTGAGTTCTCTGAAGTGGGTGACACTATTGAAGAGTTCGCCTCAAATGATGCCACCGTAGTTGTTGGCACAGTGATCGATCCAGATATGTCGAACGAGCTTCGAGTGACCGTAGTTGCAACCGGTTTGGGCGCGGCTATGAGTGTAGAACGTCCGGTGCCAACGAAGGTAGTTGTCGATAATACCCGAAAAGCGGATGGTCGCCCCAACTATGCAGAGCTGGACCGCCCAACGGTTATTCGTAACACCCAGTCTGCGGCGAAAGCGATTGCGCCTGAAGCTGTAGCGCAAGAAAAGGATATGGAATATCTGGATATTCCTGCGTTTTTACGTCGCCAGGCAGATTAA
- the lpxC gene encoding UDP-3-O-acyl-N-acetylglucosamine deacetylase codes for MIKQRTLKNEIRATGVGLHTGQKVYLTLRPAPVDAGIVFRRIDLNPVVEIAAKAENVGDTTLSTTLMSGDVRVSTVEHLLSAMAGLGIDNAIVEVSADEVPIMDGSAGPFVFLIQSAGIQEQNAPKKFIRIKKKVVVRDGDKEACFLPFEGFKVSFAIDFDHPVFKGRKLDTTVDFSSTSFVKEVSRARTFGFMHEIEYLRSKGLAKGGSVDNAIVVDKYRILNDDGLRYEDEFVKHKVLDAIGDLYLLGTSLIGEFKAFKSGHGLNNKSLLELIKQKDAWELVTFEDDEEAPISYVKPLLAAS; via the coding sequence ATGATCAAGCAGCGAACCCTTAAGAACGAAATTCGAGCAACAGGCGTAGGTCTTCATACAGGACAGAAAGTTTATCTAACTCTTCGCCCCGCTCCAGTCGATGCCGGTATTGTGTTTCGTCGAATCGACCTGAATCCCGTTGTTGAAATTGCAGCTAAAGCTGAGAATGTTGGCGATACAACGCTTTCCACCACGTTGATGAGTGGTGATGTGCGGGTATCGACGGTTGAGCATTTGCTATCGGCGATGGCTGGTCTGGGTATCGATAACGCCATTGTTGAAGTGAGTGCTGACGAAGTCCCCATTATGGATGGCAGTGCGGGGCCGTTTGTTTTTCTGATTCAATCAGCGGGTATTCAAGAGCAGAATGCGCCAAAGAAATTTATTCGTATTAAGAAAAAGGTTGTTGTTCGCGACGGTGATAAGGAGGCTTGCTTCCTGCCGTTCGAGGGCTTTAAAGTGTCTTTTGCCATCGATTTTGACCATCCGGTTTTCAAAGGGCGTAAGCTGGATACGACGGTCGATTTCTCCAGTACGTCCTTTGTTAAAGAAGTCTCCCGTGCGCGCACCTTTGGGTTTATGCATGAAATTGAATACCTACGCTCAAAAGGCTTGGCCAAGGGTGGCAGTGTGGATAATGCCATTGTGGTGGACAAGTACCGCATTCTGAATGATGATGGCCTGCGCTACGAAGATGAATTTGTTAAACACAAGGTGTTAGACGCTATTGGTGATTTGTACCTGCTAGGTACCAGCCTGATTGGAGAGTTCAAAGCCTTTAAATCCGGTCATGGTTTGAACAATAAATCGCTACTTGAGCTAATAAAACAAAAAGATGCCTGGGAGTTGGTGACTTTTGAAGATGATGAAGAAGCGCCCATTTCTTACGTGAAACCGTTATTGGCGGCATCCTAA
- a CDS encoding M23 family metallopeptidase: MKIIVVSKRHGSTRSFTLGGWTRALLSACIVGIPVGAATLAVSHLSNTDASDVMTPESALAWSESLERQEAEVEEARYLTEKKLAAITLRVAELQARLVRLDALGERLTTMAKLDNGEFDFSRVPALGGPEEDLDEANYAAPDFQLVLEQLGEQIEDRQQQLDTLEALMAKRKLQNDVFLAGRPIKKGWMSSRYGRRSDPFNGRIAWHAGVDFAGKAGSNIIAVAAGVVTWSGERYGYGEMVEVNHGNGFTTRYAHCKESLVNVGDVIKKGQIVALMGSTGRSTGPHVHFEVYKNGRTVDPAAYIHRTNR, translated from the coding sequence ATGAAAATAATCGTAGTGAGTAAACGCCACGGTAGCACCCGCAGTTTTACACTGGGTGGGTGGACTCGTGCGTTGCTCTCAGCCTGTATCGTTGGCATCCCTGTCGGGGCCGCCACTCTTGCCGTTTCCCACCTTTCCAATACGGATGCCTCCGATGTCATGACACCGGAATCGGCGCTGGCTTGGTCCGAATCTTTGGAACGGCAAGAAGCTGAGGTAGAAGAAGCTCGTTATCTCACAGAGAAAAAACTGGCGGCAATAACACTTCGAGTAGCAGAGCTGCAAGCGCGTTTAGTTAGGCTTGACGCGTTGGGTGAGCGGCTCACTACTATGGCCAAGCTCGACAATGGCGAGTTTGATTTTAGCCGTGTTCCGGCATTGGGTGGCCCTGAAGAGGATCTTGATGAAGCCAACTACGCAGCACCTGATTTTCAGTTGGTGTTGGAGCAGTTGGGCGAACAAATCGAAGACCGGCAGCAGCAGCTGGATACGCTTGAAGCGTTAATGGCCAAGCGCAAGCTCCAAAACGATGTATTCCTTGCTGGTCGTCCTATTAAGAAAGGGTGGATGTCTTCCCGCTACGGTCGCCGTAGTGACCCCTTTAATGGTCGTATTGCCTGGCATGCAGGGGTCGACTTTGCAGGAAAGGCGGGCTCAAATATTATTGCTGTAGCCGCGGGCGTTGTTACCTGGTCGGGTGAACGTTACGGTTACGGTGAAATGGTGGAAGTGAACCACGGCAATGGTTTCACAACACGTTATGCACACTGTAAAGAAAGCCTAGTGAACGTTGGCGACGTGATAAAAAAAGGCCAAATTGTTGCCCTCATGGGTTCCACTGGTCGTTCAACCGGGCCACACGTTCACTTTGAAGTCTATAAAAATGGTCGAACCGTCGACCCTGCAGCGTATATTCATCGCACAAACCGATAG